ACAAATAAAGGGGTAAGATTATGGGTGGAGTTAATAAAATAGGAGGGGAAATATGAAACTTAAAAAAACATTATTAGTTTTAGCACTATTTAGTAGTATTGGAGTAATTGCAAATGCAGTGACAGCATCTAGTGGGAAAGAAAATGATAGAATTATTATAGCTCATAGAGGTGCCTCAGGATATTTACCAGAACATACTCTAGAATCAAAGGCATTAGCCTTTGCCCAAGGAGCAGATTATTTAGAACAAGATTTAGCTATGACAAAGGATGATAGATTAGTTGTTATTCATGATCATTTTTTAGATGGATTAACAGATGTAGCTAAAAAATTTCCAGATAGAGCAAGGGAAGATGGACGTTATTATGTTGTTGATTTTACCTTAGCAGAAATTGAAACACTTGAAATGACAGAAAACTTTAAAACTGTAGATGGAAAACAAGTACAAGTATATCCAAATAGATTCCCAATGTGGAAATCCCATTTTAGAATCCATACTTTTGAAGATGAATTGGAATTTATTCAAGGATTGGAAAAATCAACAGGAAAAACTGTAGGGATTTATCCAGAAATAAAAGCTCCTTGGTTCCACCATCAAAATGGAAAGGATATTGCAAAGGCAACTTTAGAAGTATTAAAAAAATATGGTTATACAACTAAAGATAGCCCTGTTTATTTCCAAACATTTGATTACAATGAATTAAAACGTGTGAAAACAGAATTATTACCTGAAATGGGAATGGACTTAAAATTAGTTCAATTAGTTGCCTATACTGATTGGCATGAAACAGAGGAACAAAATGCAAAGGGTGAATGGGTAAATTATGATTATGACTGGATGTTTAAAAAAGGTGCAATGAAAGAAATATCTAAATATGCAGATGGAATTGGACCAGGATGGTATATGATGATAGATGAAGATAATTCAACTAAGGGTAATGTAAAATTAACTCCAATGGCTGGATATATAGAAGTTTCAGGAATGGAATGTCATCCTTATACAGTAAGAAAGGATGCATTACCAGATTTCTTTGATAATGTAAACCAAATGTATGAAACATTACTTTATAAAGCAAATGCAACAGGATTATTTACAGATTTCCCTGATTTAGGTGTTAAATACGTAGAAAGCAAATAGAAATATTAATAAAGGTATATGCTAATTAGCATATACCTTTTATTATCCATACAAGTATGTTTTAGCAGAATAAATATAGAAAATAAAGTAAAAATAATAGAATAACATTCATATGAAGCAGAATATTAAATTCCAATTGAATCTAAAATTATTGCAGTGGCAGATTCCTTTGATGCAATGACTTCAAAAAGACCTTATATTTCAAACCCATTATCTTTAGAACAAGCAATTGTTGAGTTACAAAAATACAATTTGATAAGGCAATTGTTTATGTATTTGTCAATAAGGTATTAAGGCTGATTAATAGGGAACTTTAATTTTTTGAATTTAATTATTTTTTAATATAAAAATAGGAGGGATTATTTATGTTTACAAATTTATTATTAGAAGAGGAAAAAAGTGTGTTTTTAAAATTATTAGTGTATCTTTCAAAAATTGATAATGAGCTTTCTACAAACGAGGTAAATTTTATAAAAAAAGCAGGTCATGATATAGGTATTGAAGTAGATAACAATATCTTTGACTTAAAAGTTGGAAAATTAGAAGATTTATTATTTCAATTTAAAAGTAAAAGATCTAAAAAAATATTATTAATTGAATTAATTAATATTGCTTTAGCAGATAATAATTATAGTGTTGAAGAAAGAGGTGGGATACTTGAAATCTCTAGAATATTAGAAATTTCAAAAAATGAAGTTATAAATATTGAAAATTGGGTAGTAGAAGGAAACAAATGGATTTCTAAAGGAAGTAAAATAATATTAGATTAAGGAGGGAAAAATGGCTAGAGGAGATCATGTAAAAGTAAGTAGATGTTTAGGAGCATACTATCATCATGGTATAGATGTTGGAAATGGCAAAATTATTCATTATACAGGAGAGCCAGGGAAAAAAATAAATGCGTCTATAGAAATAACTTCTATTAATGAATTTTTAAATGGTGGGAAGCTTGAAATAGTAAAATATTCAAAGTGTTTAAGTGAAACTGAGACAATATCGAGAGCATTTGAATTAATTGGAGAAAAAAATTATAATTTGTTTTTTAATAATTGTGAACATTTTGCAAATTATTGTAAAGTAGGAGAAACTAAAAGTGAACAAGTTAATAATATGAAATATGGTACAGGTACAGCAGCAAGTACGGTGATGAGCACAACTGCAGGAATAGGAGCAGTAGCTAGTGTGGGAACAGTTGGCGGCTTGAGTGGAGCTGGAGTTATGTCTGGTTTAGCAGCAATAGGACCAGGAGGAGTAGTGGGAGGGATAGCTACATTATCAGCAGCTCCAGCAATAGCAGCAAATATTGCAATGAACAAAATATTGAATGATAATGATACCTTAACAATGGAAGAAAGAGATGCGAGAAAAGTAGGAAGAACAGCAGCTAAAGTAGGAACAGTAGCAGTAGCTGGCGGTAGTGTAGCAGCCATTTCATCTGCAGGAACAGTAGCAGGTTTAAGTGGAGCTGGTATTACTAGTGGTTTAGCAGCAATAGGGGGAACAGTAGGTGGAGGAATGGTAGCTGGAACAGCAATAGCGGTAGCAGCTCCAGCGGTAGCGGCTGTAGCAGTGGGTACTTGTATTTATAAAGCTTTTAAATGGTTAAGCAATTAAAATAAGATTTTTTAGCAAACAAACTATAAAAATAATATAAAGTTCCTTATTAATTTTAATTAATGTTAGAGTATAATAATTGTAGGTAAATTATCAATAAATAAAAAAAATAATATTTTTGTTCCTTCAGCTTTACGCTGAAGGAATTTTTGTTTCTGTTAAATCACTATAAATACAATTTTTTTTCTTAAATGTTAAAAGCTTCTGTATCCAAATGCGAGTCTCTTAATAACTTTTTTTTATTTATTTGAAAATTTGACATGGAGGAAAATAAGATGTAATATTAAAATGTTTAAGAATACTATTTGAAGGAAGGACGTTATAATGGAGAAAATTTTGCTACAAATTATATCAGGAGCAGCAGCAGCAGGATATATTACAAATGATATAGCTATTCAAATGTTATTCAAAAAATATTTTGGTAAATTTGGTGGGGTTATTGTTAGAACTAGAGATAGTTTTGAAAAAAATGTCAGTGAACTAGTGGAAGATGAAGTTATCAATCATGAAACTTTAAAAAAAGAAATAGATTCCCTTGAATTTAGAAAAGAATTACTTAATGTAGTTTCTGATTTTTATACAGTTAGTTTAAAAGAAAAATGTGGGGATAAAACCTTTGCACATATAAAAAATTATGATGAAAGTAAGGATGTTATAGTTGAAACTTTTAAAAATGAATCAAAGGCATTATTTGATCAAATTATAAGTAGTGGAACTTCTAGTATATATGTAAATAACTTAATTGATGAAAAGGGAAAAGAAATAATAGCAACTAATGTATATGATCTTGCCTATGAAGTTCTTAGGGACAAGGAGTATATATATAAGTTTTATAATAAATTAATAGAAGAACACAGTGAAAAAAAACTTTCAGATCTTGTAACATCAAAGGCATTTAACTTATTTGAAGCTGAAATTTTAAAAAATATAGATGGACTAGGGGAAAGGATACTTAAGGGTTATTCTGGTAAATTACAAAATACCTGTGAAAGTATATATGAGACTTTGGACCTAGCTGAAATTATAGAAGATTTCACAAGGAATATTCAAGATAAATCCCTATTGGATATACTTGGAAAAGAAAAGTCATTTATCTTAATAGAAGAGGTTAAAAATGATTTTGTGGAATTTATAAAGTCAGAAGAGGGAAAAAAAATTCTAAATAGTATATCCACTATGATTATAGAGATACTAAAGGAACAAAAAATAAGCTTAAGTGATATGTTAGATACAAGTATGAAATCAAAAATAGATAAGTTTTTTATAGAACAATTACCTAGTATAATTACTGAAATTATTTCTTGGATTAGAGAAAATAAAGAAAATTTTGAGATAGGCATAGAAGAATCAGTGGATGAGGTTATCTCCCAGTATGGGGTAGTTAAGGAGACTATATTAAAATTTATAAGAAATGTATTTATGGAAGACATAGCTAAGAAATACGCTATTATTAATAAGGGAATAGACTATTTAGAAAAGTATAAGGATGATAAAAAGTTAGGGGAAAAATTATCTGAAAAAGTTTTACAAATGTTTCAGGAAAAAAGTATTGGAGAGATAATATCAGAATTAGAAAAAAACAAGATAATATCTTCTAGTGGAATACAAGAGTTTTTAAAATTTAATATGGAAGAAATTATTAATAGGGTCCCAAGGGAAAATATTTTAACTTTGTTTAACATAAAAATTAGTAAGATGATTCCAAAGACTTTAGACATAAATTCTTTATTGGAAGAAAAAATAAAAGCTGAAATAATAATAATAGTAAAAAACAATCTTGAAAGTGGTAAGTTTGAAAAACAATTAAAAGAAACAGTTAAAAATGAAATATTTATATTAAAAGAGAAAAAGTTACGTGACCTTATAGGAAGTAACAAAACAGTAGAATTTCTTGGAAATTATTCTTTGGAAAAAATAAATGATAATAAACTTAAATTAATAGAAAATTTAAAAAATCAAATAGATGAAAACTTTGGAAATAAGAAATTAAATGAAATATTACCATGTGAGAGCTTCAATGGAGCAAGGGAAAAGTTTAGAGATTTAGTGGGAACTAAATTAGAAGAGGGATTAAAGGATTTAAAGGGAACTATAATAAGTGATCTTGTGGATAATATTTCCAAATCTAAAGATATAGATGAAAAAACAGTGGATATATTTTTAAATATAATAGACAACAAACTAGAAGAAATGTTAAAGGGAAACATAAGTAAGGTAGTGGCTAACAATATACATAGCTTAGATAACAGAGATCTTAATAGTATGGTTAAGGACTTTATGGGTAGAGAGCTAAGGGCAATTAACATAGCAGGAGCTGGACTAGGTGGGTTAGTTGGATTAGGAGCAGGAAATTTATCTGGAAATCTAGAAGTTAATATATTACTATATTCAGCAATTGGAGTAATAACTAATTCCCTAGCCATAGGAATGTTATTTAAACCATATAAACCTTTTATTGGAATTCAAGGTGTTATTCCTAAAAATAAACCAAGGTTTGCTAAGAATATGGCAAAGTTTGTAGATGAGAGACTTCTTAATGAAAAGGTAGCTGGGGAAATGTTTCGTGATAAAAAAGAAAATATTTTAAAATTATTAAAGGATGAAATAAGTGAAAATAATTTTAAATTAGTGGAAGAATTATTTCTTAAAAATAGTGATTCTATATTTAATTTAAGTTATGAAATTATTAAATGCAAAGTACATGAGAATCAAAATAGCATATACAATAAAATAGGGGATTCAATTGGAAAAAATAAAATAGATACAATTTTTTCAAAGGATGTGGAAAATAAATTATCAAATTTAAAAATTAAAATTATTCAAGATATGGATGAAATTTTCTTTAATGAGATGCGTATAAAATTTAGGTCAAATAAAGCCTTAGGTGACATTATTCCAATAAAAGTTAAAAGTCATGTGAATAATATGTTAGAAAATAAAATAGAAAAGTTTATTAGAACTAAAGGAATAGAAAATATTGAAAATACAAAGGTACTTAATTTCATATATGAGAGTTTAAATAAAAAAGATGAAATATTTCACAGGAAATTACTTGAGATAATAGGTAAGGATACTTCCCTTGGGAAAGATATTGGAAATTATATGAAACAATTATTAAATGACGAGAACTTAAAAAAAAGTATAATGGATTCTATAAAAATTGGATTTTCTAAGGAATTTCCTAAAGACAAGAGAATGGATCAATTGTTTAATGGGAAATTAATAGAGATAGTTTATAATAATAAAGAAAAATTTATTGAAACTTTTTATAATAAAATAGAGAACCTATTTAAAAATGAAAGACAGAACTTAATTAATACAACTATTAATGGAGTTACAAGTGAGTTAGGGTTATTTCAAAGGGGAACCTACAATGTAATAGGAGGAGATGAATTAATAGAGAAAATAGTTTCTAATTTTTTATATAATAAGGTTCCATATTTAATAGAAGATAGTAAAGGGATGTTATCAAAAGTTATAGAAGGAATAATAAATGAGTTTGCTAGTTCCAGTGTGGAAGATTTTTCAATAGAATTAAATCCAAGTGGTGTTAAAGACCTTGTTGATAATATTTCCACTTCTAATACAGGGAAAGAAAAGATTCAAGAAATATCTAAGTTAATAATGTCAAACTTCTTAGACAAAACCCCAGAAGATTATTTGAAAGTTATTAATATAAAAAGTCTAGTGGATGTATTTAAACTTTTCCAAGGGGATGTACTAAAGCTTTTAGAAAGTGTTAAGACAGGGAAAGAAGAAAAAATACAAAGTGTTTCTAACATAATAAGTAATTTGTTAGGAGATTTTATAGAAGAAGATGTATATCCTTTGAAAATTAATAATTTAACCACAAAATTTTCTGATGATGACATTAGAGAAGTAATGGGTAAAATATACACCAATGTATTTTACTCAAATACCTTTGAAAATATAGGAAAAGAATACACTAAAGATTTAGGGGATAAAGTTAAAAATATGGATGTTTCTGATTTTGTGGATATCCCTAATTTTAAAGATAATATAAAAAATCTTTTGAATAATGAAGAATGGTATTTGAAAATTAAGGGGAAATTAGGTGAAAATTGTAAACTAGACTTTGAAAAGAATATTTTATCAATATTTAATTCCATAGAATATTCAACTAAAATGGAAATTTTAGATATTCCAATTGATTCATTTATAAATAGTCTTGCAGACAATTTTCAAGGAATTATAAAATCTTTAAACATAGCTAAAGTTACAGAAGAAGAGATAAATCTAATGTCTGATGCTAAGTTAAGGGAAGTTTTCTTAAGGATAGTAGGAACATATTTTAGAAAACTTAAAATATACGGAGTAAATGGATTCTTATTTGGTATTAACAATTTATTTTCTATATTTTTAGTATTCATATATTTAGCACAATTATTAAAATCAAAAAAAGAAACTGAGCATAAAAAATAAAGAAAGAAAGCATATGTTAAACATATGCTTTCTTTTAATCATTTATACATTTTGGGATTACGGATATTAACTTTTTTATGTCCTCAGGATGGATATCCCCAATATTTCCAATTCTAAATGAATTTTTTTCAGTTAATTTCCCTGGATATATTACAAAGCCTTTTTCTTTCAATGTGTTATAGAAATTTTTGAAATTAAAATTTTTATTTTTTGGAGAAAGAAAAGTTGTAATTATAGGAGAAAGAGCTGATCTTTCAATAAGGGTTTCATAACCTAAATTTTTTCATTCCCTCTAGAAGAATAGCGTTATTTTCCTTATATCTTTTTTCTCTTTCTTTTATTCCACCTTCATTTTCAAGTTCCAATAAAGCCTGATAGAAAGCTCTAACCACGTGTGTGGGAGAAGTGAATCTCCATTTTCCATTGAAATCATTCATTGTTTTCCATTGGCTATAAAGATCTAAAGAAAGGGATTTAGCTTTATTTTTACATTTTATTATTGCTTCTATTTTCCCAATAATAAATCCAAAGCCAGGGACACCTTGAATACATTTATTAGAGGAAGAAATTAAAAAATCACAGTTTGTTTTTTCCATGTCTATTGATATTCCTCCAAAACTACTCATTGCATCTATAATATAAGAAAGATTATATTTTTTTGCTATTTCTCCCACTTCATTAATGGGATTTAATCTTCCTGTGGTAGTTTCACAATGAACCATGGCAATATGAGTAAATTTTTCTTCTTTTATTGTTTCTTCTATAGTCTTTAAATTAATAGCTCCCAACTCACCAAAATCTAATATTTTATAATTGTGTTTTAAAATATTTGAAATTTCTCCAATTCTGTTTCCATAAGCTCCATTTGCTATAACTAGCAGTTTTTCCTCTGAAGATATACTACCACCTATAACAGCTTCAACTGAAAAAGTTCCACTTCCTTGGATTAAAACAACAGAATATTTTTTTGAATTGAGATATGCAATATCAAGTAATCTTTTTCTTAAATCTTGCACAAGATTATTATAATCATCATCCCAAGTACATAAATCTTTCATCATAGCTTTTCTTACACTTTTAGTTGTTGTTAAAGGGCCAGGTGTTAATAATAAATAGGGATTTTTTTCTTCTAATTTTTGATTTATAATTTTAATAGCTGCATAAACTTCTGTAATATCATCTATAACCATATGTGCCCCTGCTAAAATCATTTTTTCTTTTACTTTTCTCATTTTTTCTCCAAGTATTTTTTTATCCATAGCATTAACTTCATCTTCCCTAAGTCCAAGTTCATTACTTCCTTTGATTACTCCAATTGTCCAAACCCCTGCATTGATTCCCTCTTTAATATCTGAAATAGTGTCTCCAATTTTTACAACTAGATTGGGATCTTTTATATTAAATAAGCTCATATTTTCATATATCATATAGGGATAAGGCCTTCCAACTGATGTTTCTGTTGGGGTTACAAAAATATCAGGAGAGTATCCTTTCTTTTTTGCTCCATCTATAACTATATCTAGCATTTTTCTAGTATACCCAGTTGTACTTCCAATTTTAATGTTATTGTCTCTTAATTTTTTTGCTAATGGGATGATCCCAGATATTGGAGTTGTATAATTTTCAAGAATTTCAAATAATTTTTTTTCAAAATTAAAGTAAAGGTCACTAATATCATTTTTATTCCATTCTCTGTTATATTTTTTCTTCCATAGGTCAGTTATTCTAGAATTTTTTAAAATAGCTTCTATGTGATCTATTTTTGAAAGTCCCATAGGTTCCCTTGCCTCTCCATAGGTTATATTTATACCCTTTTCTTGAAATATTTTTATAAATACTTCAAGAGGTGCAAAGCAACCATAGTCAACAGTAGTTCCTGCCCAATCAAAAATTACCAATTTAATTTGTTTATTATTTTTCATTTTTCCTCCAATTTTTAATTAATTCATATATAAATTTTAGAAACAAATTTGTTCCAATTATTAAAGCACCCATTGCAGCAGCTTTTGCTTGATCTCCCATATCATTTAAATTTATCATAGCAACAGTTGCCAAAGTTGTTGTGGAAGTATATAAAAATATAACAGCTGAAACAGTTGTCATAGTATTAAAAAAATAATACATAAATATTTCTCCAATTGTATCTAAAGTTAAGGGAATGGTTACCTTAAACAAGGTTTTATACCAAGGTATTCCAATTGAAGAGGCTATTGTTTCAAATTCCTTATCAAGTTTTTTTAATCCTGTAAAAGCAGTCATATATGTCACAGAAAAAAAATGTATTATATTAACTAAAATTAAAATATATATGGTTCTATAGATTAAATTAAAAGGATTAGCTATTTCTCCTATAAAGGGGAGATAAAAAGACTGACTGTTAAAAAAGAAAATATATGAAAGCCCTAATACCATACCAGGCAATGCTAGGGGAATTATAAAAAACAAATTATTTATTTTTTTTATTAAAATAATTTCCTCTGTTTTTAAAGATATGTAGGCACATAAATAAGAAATAATAGTTCCAGCTAAACTTGTAAATAAAGCTATAATTAGAGAATTTTTATAAAATGATAAAGGACCTCCATTAAGATCAAAGAACTTATAATTATTTAAAGTTAATTTAAAATTATAAGGCCACATTTTGATGAAAGAAGTTACAACAGGAGTAATAATTAATAGAATTATAGCTGTTGCAATTAAATATGAAAATACATTAAAAAATATATCTCTAGGTACACATTTTTTCACTTTATATTCAGTGGAGCTTCCGTTGAATACGTCCCTTTGTTTTTTTGAAATATTATTTTCTATAAAAAAGGCTAAAAGAGCTGGAATAATTAAAAGAATGCTTATAACAGCTCCTCTTTCCATGTTTTGTTGCCCAACAACTTGCTTGAAAATATCAGTGGCAAGAACATTGTAATTACCCCCAACAACTTTAGGTCCTCCAAAATCTGTAAAAGATAGTATAAAAGAAACAATCATTGATGAGAAAATTGCATATTTACAACTAGGCAAAGTTACGCTAATAAATTGTTTGAATTTATTTCCTCCTAAAGTTTCTGAAACTTCATACAGTCTATAATCACTATTTTTTAAAGAAACCAGCAATATTAAATAGACTTGGGGAAGTGTATACATAACTTCACTTATAATAATTCCAACAGGACCATATAAATTAATATTCATTTTAAGAAAAGGAAGATGTCCAAAGAATCCAGTGGTAACAAGGCCCATTCTTCCAAATAGATAAACTAAGGATATTCCGTGTAGCATTGTAGGGGCAAATAGAGGTAAGAGAATAGCTAATTTTAAAAATCTCTTACTAAAAAGATTACATCTAGAAATCCCATAGGCATATATAAACCCTAGAATCAATGAAACGCTTGTTGAAAATATACTTATAAAAAAAGTATTTTTAAAGGAGGAAAAAATATTTGGAGATTTTAAGTATTCTGAAAAATTCTTAAGACCAACAAATTCATTATTATAGTTATGGAAAGCCTTTGAAATCAAAGAAATTAAAGGAAGACCTATTCCAATAAAGAAAAATAAAAATATAATAATAACCACTAAATCCCTTAGTTTTTCTGAAAGTAAACTATTAGGCTTAATAACCTTATTTATAAGCATAAATCCTCCTTATAATAGTTTTTGTTAATTTTAAAAAATATTCTTCTTCCTATTTCTAAAATTAAGCTATGATTTTTAGGTAAAGTTATTTCTATTATTTGCTTATTATGTTCTATTTTGAGGATATAGTAAGATCCAAAATAGTCCCAAGAAAGTATTAATCCACTAAAAACTTCAGCATCATTACTTTTAGCAATACTTATATCTTCTGGTCTTGCAAATATTTTTTTATTATTAATTTTGAACTCATTCATTTTTCCAATAAAAGTAGCTACAAAATCATTTTTTGGGTGATTATATATTTCTTCAGGAGTACCAATTTGAACAAGGTTACCAGAGTTCATAACAAGTATTCGATCTCCTAAGGCTAGAGCTTCTTCTTGATCATGAGTTACCATTATAGTTGTAATTCCAAGTTTCTTTTGTAAATTTTTAACGTCATTTCTCAGTTTTTCACGAACTTTTGCATCTAAGGCAGAAAGAGGTTCATCTAACAATAAAATATCAGGAGAGAAGGCTAAAGCCCTTGCTATAGCCACTCTTTGTTGTTGCCCTCCAGATAATTCAGTTGAATATTTTTTTTCACTTCCTCTTAATCCAACCATTTTTAAGGCTTCATCAATTTTTTTGTGAATAATATGATTTTGAATTTTTTTATTTTTCAGTCCAAAGGCTATATTTTCTTCAACAGTCATATTAGGAAATAAAGCATAAGATTGAAATACTATAGCTAAATTTCTTTTGCTTGGATGTTCTTTTGTAATATCTTCTCCATTTAGGAAAATCTTTCCTGAGTTAATGTTTTCTAAACCTGAAATAGCTCTTAAAAGTGTTGTTTTCCCACATCCAGAGGGACCTAGAAAGCATATGAACTCTCCTTTTTTTATTTGAAAACTAATGTTTTTCAAAGCTTTAAATTTTCCATAACTTTTTTCAATGTTTTTTATTTCTAAGTAATCCATATAACCATCCTTTTATTTTGTTTCTGTTTTTGAGCCAAAATTATTTTCCCATTTATGCAATATACTATCCCTATTAGTGGCAGCCCAATTAAAATCATTTTCTATTAATTTATTTATTGGATTTTTAGGGAATCCTTTAGGAACAGAAACATTTATGTCTCTAGATACAATTGCATAGGATTTAGAATATTCTTTCATGGTATTTTCTGAAATTGCCCAATCTAGAAACAATTTAGATTCTTTTTTAATAATTTTTTTGTTAATTAAAGCGTTAGCTTCAGAATCCCATCCACATCCTTCAGTTGGAAAATAGACATTTACAGGGGCACCTTGATTCATTAGTTTAATTCCAGGATAATCATAGGATATTCCTATTGGGGACTCTCCTTTAGCAGCCATTTTAGAAGGCTTTGATCCAGAATGAGTATAAACTCCAATATTTTTATGAAGGTCTTTCATATACTCCCAAGCTTTGTTTTCTCCCATCAATTGTATTAAAGCTGAGACTGTTAAAAATCCTGTTCCAGAAGAATTGGGATTTGGCATGGAAATTAAGCCCTTATAATTTGGATTTAATAAATCCTTAAAACTCTTAGGCTCCTTTAGACCTAACTTTTTTAATTCTATTTTATTTACTACAATTGCATTCATCCAAGCATTATTTCCAACCCATTTAGGTTTAGTTCCACTTTGATCAACAAATTTTTTATTAATGTGTTCAATTCCTTTAGGGGAATATTCTTTTAAAAGATTTACTTTATTTAAGCTCAGTATTCCAGTTGCAGCAGTTCCCCAAATTACATCAGCTTGAGGATTATCTTTTTCAGCTAAAAGTTTGGATATTATAATTCCTGTGGAGTCTCTGATTACATTTAACTTTATATTTGGATATTTTTCCTTGAATCCTTTTAAATATTCTGGAATCTGTTCAGTTTCTAAAGCAGTATAAATATTAATCTCTTTTTTAGGAGTCTTTATAGATTTATCTCCGCATCCTACAATCACCCCAATTAAAGCTAAAGCACTAAATAATTTTTTGATTTTCATATTTCCTCCTAAGTATTATTTTTTATTTAAAATATCTTTAGATTTATTATACAAAGCCTTTGTTAAATTAAAGTGTTTTTAAGGTAAAAGAAAAGTAAAAGTTATGTAAATAAAAACAGTTGACCTTAAAGCCAGCTGATTTAGTAGACTGTTTTAATTTATTTTTATTGAAATGTTTATAAAAATCAAGTATAATAGCTTGGAAAGATTACACTAGATTGACCAAAGGTTAATTTAGCAATTAAATCAAATAGTTTAAAAAAATCTTTAATCTTTAATTTATAATTTTTTAATAATTCCTAGATTATCATTGAATAATAATGTCTTGATTTGAATATTTTATTAAAATATATTTTAAAAGTAATATTGTATTACTTGTTTAAAAGAAATCAAAGCATTTTTATATTATTGTAAAAAATGAAATATTAGGAGGACCAAAAATGAATTTAGAAATTAAAAAGTTTGACAAACTGACAACAAAGGAACTATATGATATATTAAAAGTAAGATTAGAAGTATTTATTATAGAACAAGGATGTTTTTATAAGGATGCAGATGGAAGAGATTTTGAGTCTGATCATTTAATGATTAAGGAAGATGGAAAACTACTTGCCTATCTAAGAATTATAAAGCCTGGAATTGCCTATGATGTCTGTTCTTTAGGAAGAGTTTTAGTAATTAAAGAAGCTAGAGGAAGAGGTCTTGCTAAAAAAATTGTTAAGAATGGAATAGATCATGTGGTAAATAATTGGAATGAAAAAAATATAAGAATAGCTGCTAAAAACTATCTTAGAGAATTCTACGAAAGTTTTGGCTTTAAACCTATATCAGAGGTTTATCTAGAAGATGGAATCCCCCATGTGAATATGACTTTGGAGGTTAAAAAATGAAATTATTAAATGAAAGTTTAAGAATAAGTTTAAAGCTTTTGAAGATAATGCTACCAATAAGTATTTT
The window above is part of the Fusobacterium sp. IOR10 genome. Proteins encoded here:
- the glpQ gene encoding glycerophosphodiester phosphodiesterase, with protein sequence MKLKKTLLVLALFSSIGVIANAVTASSGKENDRIIIAHRGASGYLPEHTLESKALAFAQGADYLEQDLAMTKDDRLVVIHDHFLDGLTDVAKKFPDRAREDGRYYVVDFTLAEIETLEMTENFKTVDGKQVQVYPNRFPMWKSHFRIHTFEDELEFIQGLEKSTGKTVGIYPEIKAPWFHHQNGKDIAKATLEVLKKYGYTTKDSPVYFQTFDYNELKRVKTELLPEMGMDLKLVQLVAYTDWHETEEQNAKGEWVNYDYDWMFKKGAMKEISKYADGIGPGWYMMIDEDNSTKGNVKLTPMAGYIEVSGMECHPYTVRKDALPDFFDNVNQMYETLLYKANATGLFTDFPDLGVKYVESK
- a CDS encoding lecithin retinol acyltransferase family protein, encoding MARGDHVKVSRCLGAYYHHGIDVGNGKIIHYTGEPGKKINASIEITSINEFLNGGKLEIVKYSKCLSETETISRAFELIGEKNYNLFFNNCEHFANYCKVGETKSEQVNNMKYGTGTAASTVMSTTAGIGAVASVGTVGGLSGAGVMSGLAAIGPGGVVGGIATLSAAPAIAANIAMNKILNDNDTLTMEERDARKVGRTAAKVGTVAVAGGSVAAISSAGTVAGLSGAGITSGLAAIGGTVGGGMVAGTAIAVAAPAVAAVAVGTCIYKAFKWLSN
- a CDS encoding DUF445 family protein; this translates as MEKILLQIISGAAAAGYITNDIAIQMLFKKYFGKFGGVIVRTRDSFEKNVSELVEDEVINHETLKKEIDSLEFRKELLNVVSDFYTVSLKEKCGDKTFAHIKNYDESKDVIVETFKNESKALFDQIISSGTSSIYVNNLIDEKGKEIIATNVYDLAYEVLRDKEYIYKFYNKLIEEHSEKKLSDLVTSKAFNLFEAEILKNIDGLGERILKGYSGKLQNTCESIYETLDLAEIIEDFTRNIQDKSLLDILGKEKSFILIEEVKNDFVEFIKSEEGKKILNSISTMIIEILKEQKISLSDMLDTSMKSKIDKFFIEQLPSIITEIISWIRENKENFEIGIEESVDEVISQYGVVKETILKFIRNVFMEDIAKKYAIINKGIDYLEKYKDDKKLGEKLSEKVLQMFQEKSIGEIISELEKNKIISSSGIQEFLKFNMEEIINRVPRENILTLFNIKISKMIPKTLDINSLLEEKIKAEIIIIVKNNLESGKFEKQLKETVKNEIFILKEKKLRDLIGSNKTVEFLGNYSLEKINDNKLKLIENLKNQIDENFGNKKLNEILPCESFNGAREKFRDLVGTKLEEGLKDLKGTIISDLVDNISKSKDIDEKTVDIFLNIIDNKLEEMLKGNISKVVANNIHSLDNRDLNSMVKDFMGRELRAINIAGAGLGGLVGLGAGNLSGNLEVNILLYSAIGVITNSLAIGMLFKPYKPFIGIQGVIPKNKPRFAKNMAKFVDERLLNEKVAGEMFRDKKENILKLLKDEISENNFKLVEELFLKNSDSIFNLSYEIIKCKVHENQNSIYNKIGDSIGKNKIDTIFSKDVENKLSNLKIKIIQDMDEIFFNEMRIKFRSNKALGDIIPIKVKSHVNNMLENKIEKFIRTKGIENIENTKVLNFIYESLNKKDEIFHRKLLEIIGKDTSLGKDIGNYMKQLLNDENLKKSIMDSIKIGFSKEFPKDKRMDQLFNGKLIEIVYNNKEKFIETFYNKIENLFKNERQNLINTTINGVTSELGLFQRGTYNVIGGDELIEKIVSNFLYNKVPYLIEDSKGMLSKVIEGIINEFASSSVEDFSIELNPSGVKDLVDNISTSNTGKEKIQEISKLIMSNFLDKTPEDYLKVINIKSLVDVFKLFQGDVLKLLESVKTGKEEKIQSVSNIISNLLGDFIEEDVYPLKINNLTTKFSDDDIREVMGKIYTNVFYSNTFENIGKEYTKDLGDKVKNMDVSDFVDIPNFKDNIKNLLNNEEWYLKIKGKLGENCKLDFEKNILSIFNSIEYSTKMEILDIPIDSFINSLADNFQGIIKSLNIAKVTEEEINLMSDAKLREVFLRIVGTYFRKLKIYGVNGFLFGINNLFSIFLVFIYLAQLLKSKKETEHKK